Proteins co-encoded in one Govania unica genomic window:
- the parE gene encoding DNA topoisomerase IV subunit B, producing the protein MADLFENLSATKTDYSAKDIEVLEGLEPVRRRPGMYIGGTDERAFHHLAAEVLDNSMDEAVAGHANRIDIELHADGSLSVADNGRGIPTDPHPKYKDKSALEVIMTTLHSGGKFGSDAYKTSGGLHGVGISVVNALSSWVSIEVARDRQIWVQTYGRGHATSPLELKGSTQNRRGTRVHFMPDTEIFGTTAAFKPSRLYRMARSKAYLFRGVELRWKCAPELIRPGDETPAEATLHFPGGLADFLRDAIDGAQCVTPEVFAGRAALAEDMGQVEWAVAWPAAIDGFMHSYCNTVPTPEGGTHEAGFRAALTKGLRAYGELVGNKKAREITPEDALGGAAMLISVFIRDPQFQGQTKEKLATPEATRLVENAMRDHFDHWLSGAPVQATGLLDWVIEKAEERLRRKAEKEIQRKTATNRRRLRLPGKLADCAADGPAGTEIFIVEGDSAGGSAKQARDRKTQAILPIRGKILNVASAGLDKIGANQEISDLSQALGCGMRDKFRLSDLRYEKVVIMTDADVDGAHIATLLMTFFYREMPELVRRGHLFLAQPPLYRIAQGGKVIYARDDAHREQLMKKEFAGRGKVEISRFKGLGEMPPAQLKDTTMDKKRRTLLRVVLPEDFQDQRDTSRLVEDLMGRKPELRFAFIQENADAVKDLDI; encoded by the coding sequence ATGGCCGATCTTTTCGAGAATCTTTCCGCCACCAAAACCGACTATTCGGCCAAGGACATCGAAGTCCTTGAGGGGCTTGAGCCCGTGCGCCGTCGCCCCGGCATGTATATCGGCGGCACCGACGAACGCGCCTTCCATCATCTCGCGGCGGAAGTTCTCGACAATTCCATGGACGAGGCGGTGGCCGGCCACGCGAACCGCATCGATATCGAACTTCATGCCGATGGATCGCTGTCGGTTGCCGACAATGGCCGTGGCATTCCCACCGACCCGCACCCGAAATACAAAGACAAGTCGGCCCTTGAAGTCATCATGACCACCCTGCATTCGGGCGGCAAATTCGGTTCGGACGCCTACAAGACCTCGGGCGGTCTGCACGGGGTCGGGATCTCGGTGGTGAACGCGCTGTCATCCTGGGTCTCGATCGAGGTCGCCCGCGACCGCCAGATCTGGGTTCAAACCTATGGTCGCGGCCATGCGACCTCACCCCTTGAACTCAAGGGCTCGACCCAGAATCGGCGCGGCACACGGGTGCATTTCATGCCCGATACCGAGATTTTCGGCACCACGGCTGCCTTCAAGCCGTCGCGGCTTTACCGCATGGCACGTTCGAAAGCCTATCTGTTCCGCGGCGTTGAACTGCGCTGGAAATGTGCGCCCGAGCTTATCCGCCCCGGCGATGAAACCCCGGCCGAAGCCACGTTGCATTTCCCCGGCGGTCTCGCCGACTTCCTGCGCGACGCCATCGACGGCGCGCAATGTGTGACCCCCGAAGTCTTCGCCGGCCGCGCGGCCCTTGCCGAGGACATGGGACAGGTCGAATGGGCTGTGGCCTGGCCAGCCGCAATCGACGGCTTTATGCATTCCTATTGCAACACCGTGCCGACCCCCGAAGGCGGCACCCATGAAGCCGGATTCCGCGCCGCGCTGACCAAGGGCCTGCGCGCCTATGGCGAGCTTGTGGGCAACAAAAAAGCCCGGGAAATCACGCCCGAGGATGCCCTGGGTGGGGCCGCCATGTTGATTTCCGTCTTCATCCGCGACCCGCAATTTCAGGGCCAGACCAAGGAAAAGCTCGCGACCCCCGAGGCCACCCGCCTCGTGGAAAACGCCATGCGCGACCATTTCGACCATTGGTTGTCCGGTGCCCCGGTGCAGGCCACGGGTCTTCTTGATTGGGTGATCGAAAAAGCCGAAGAACGCCTCCGCCGCAAGGCCGAGAAAGAAATCCAGCGCAAAACCGCCACCAACCGCCGCCGCCTGCGCCTGCCCGGCAAGCTTGCCGATTGTGCCGCCGACGGGCCAGCGGGCACCGAAATCTTCATCGTCGAAGGGGATTCGGCCGGTGGATCGGCCAAACAGGCGCGCGACCGCAAAACACAGGCCATCCTGCCCATTCGCGGCAAGATCCTGAACGTGGCCAGCGCCGGTCTCGACAAAATCGGCGCCAATCAGGAAATCTCCGACCTCTCCCAGGCGCTCGGCTGCGGCATGCGCGACAAATTCCGCCTGAGTGACCTGCGTTATGAAAAAGTGGTCATCATGACCGACGCCGACGTGGACGGCGCCCATATCGCAACGCTGCTCATGACCTTTTTCTACCGCGAAATGCCGGAACTGGTCCGCCGCGGTCACCTGTTTCTCGCCCAGCCGCCGCTCTATCGCATCGCCCAGGGCGGCAAGGTCATCTATGCCCGCGACGACGCCCACCGCGAGCAACTGATGAAAAAGGAATTCGCCGGGCGCGGAAAAGTCGAAATCAGCCGCTTCAAAGGCCTTGGCGAAATGCCGCCCGCGCAGCTGAAAGACACCACCATGGACAAAAAGCGCCGCACGCTGCTCCGCGTCGTCCTCCCCGAAGATTTCCAGGACCAACGCGACACCAGCCGCCTGGTCGAAGACCTCATGGGCCGCAAACCCGAACTCCGTTTCGCCTTCATCCAGGAAAACGCCGACGCGGTGAAAGATCTGGATATTTAG
- a CDS encoding glutamine amidotransferase, whose protein sequence is MSFLIIQTGSIGIKSDAGDADRMFLSALGWGQADAQVVRVFNDEPLPPAGSLRGVIITGSPAMVTDREGWSERTAEWLRGAVAGGTRMLGVCFGHQLLAHALGGEVGNNPRGPEYGPVRITPTPEAADDPLLSVLSQHSTMVYEAHNQAALRLPRGSILLAEGDGDPHQAVRYADQVWGVQFHPEFTLPVMRGLLEAERERLARAGLDVATRLEACDTEIDRIGRRFLKRFVDICG, encoded by the coding sequence TTGAGCTTTCTGATCATCCAGACTGGCAGCATTGGGATTAAAAGCGACGCGGGGGATGCTGACCGCATGTTCCTTAGCGCACTTGGCTGGGGACAGGCGGACGCGCAGGTGGTGCGGGTGTTTAACGATGAACCCTTGCCGCCGGCCGGGTCTTTGCGCGGGGTGATCATCACCGGCTCACCGGCCATGGTGACCGACCGCGAGGGTTGGAGCGAGCGTACGGCCGAATGGTTGCGCGGGGCGGTTGCTGGCGGTACGCGGATGCTGGGGGTCTGTTTTGGCCATCAGTTGCTGGCCCATGCCCTGGGTGGGGAGGTCGGCAACAACCCGCGCGGACCCGAATATGGTCCGGTGCGGATCACGCCAACGCCTGAGGCAGCTGACGATCCGTTGCTGTCAGTACTGTCGCAACATAGCACGATGGTTTACGAAGCCCATAATCAGGCGGCGCTGCGCTTGCCACGCGGCAGCATCCTGCTTGCTGAAGGTGATGGCGATCCGCATCAGGCCGTACGCTATGCCGATCAGGTCTGGGGTGTGCAGTTCCACCCGGAATTCACGCTGCCGGTCATGCGTGGACTTTTGGAGGCCGAGCGCGAAAGGCTGGCCCGTGCAGGGCTGGATGTGGCCACGCGGCTTGAGGCCTGTGACACGGAGATAGATAGGATCGGGCGGCGGTTTCTTAAACGGTTTGTAGATATTTGCGGGTAG
- a CDS encoding acyltransferase family protein, with protein MEYRKDIQILRGVSVISVVLFHLNMRGFENGFLGVDVFFVISGFLMALLYREGEAVAFYSRRARRLLPAYFVTVLLTLLIAACIVMPVEYGQVVEQGLFSAFFISNFGFWLQNSYFSKAEFTPLLHLWSLGVEIQFYLLIPLLFLLAKKFKWSILALLIVSLLICFVATTVSSKTSFFMMPLRIWQFLIGYLVACHLTVAGTLRDDIRNPILGCLSFFVLLSIPFLPVDGQSTSFIIGHPGLAALGICLATAGVLTFGLPDMFEKGRIGDAFELVGKYSYSIYLAHFPIIVLYLYQPFSGTILSPSTPYAIAVIVALIVIFSLALYHGVERVGANFYSALRAIGVSGVIVMFSLSSETLMQKRFSSSEQKIFAAWSDRSVYRCGKVFRLLHPTSDLCEITDGAEGKKGTLLLIGNSHADSIKTSFAKVASAHGYRVFFSVDNEPLKKSRDSVERLIAEAKALKVDAVFLHFAGSEGLENVIDPFIVRLAEEETRTVWLMPVPTYENNVAATLFNHLTRGDKLPSQNLATYHEINRDLFAYAKSKKSSDFSYYDLGSVLCHPECVLVDQQGRPAYFDAGHLTLSGAMLLENVFASAIDGVARSKKFAH; from the coding sequence GTGGAATATCGGAAAGACATACAGATCCTGCGCGGTGTCTCTGTCATCTCGGTAGTATTGTTCCATCTGAATATGCGTGGATTTGAAAACGGCTTCCTGGGTGTTGATGTGTTTTTTGTCATCAGTGGCTTTCTGATGGCACTTCTCTATAGAGAGGGTGAGGCTGTTGCCTTCTATTCCCGACGAGCGCGGAGGCTTTTGCCGGCATATTTTGTGACCGTACTGCTTACTCTACTGATTGCTGCATGTATTGTGATGCCGGTTGAGTATGGTCAGGTTGTTGAGCAAGGGTTATTTTCTGCCTTCTTTATATCCAATTTCGGATTTTGGCTTCAGAACTCTTATTTCAGTAAGGCGGAATTTACTCCATTATTACATTTGTGGTCATTAGGGGTTGAAATTCAGTTCTATCTACTCATCCCACTCCTTTTCTTGTTGGCGAAGAAATTCAAGTGGTCCATCTTGGCTCTCTTGATAGTATCCCTACTTATATGTTTTGTTGCCACGACGGTAAGCTCTAAAACCTCATTTTTTATGATGCCTTTGCGCATTTGGCAGTTTTTGATTGGATATTTAGTAGCTTGTCATCTGACTGTGGCAGGAACGCTACGGGATGATATCCGAAACCCTATACTTGGCTGTTTGTCATTTTTTGTTCTTTTGTCCATTCCATTTCTTCCTGTTGATGGTCAATCAACCAGCTTCATAATTGGCCATCCAGGTCTCGCTGCTCTTGGAATCTGTCTTGCCACTGCGGGTGTCCTTACTTTTGGTTTGCCTGATATGTTTGAAAAGGGGCGGATTGGTGATGCCTTTGAATTGGTTGGAAAATATTCTTATTCCATTTATCTCGCACATTTTCCAATTATTGTTCTGTATCTTTATCAGCCATTTTCGGGCACGATTTTATCGCCTTCCACCCCATATGCGATTGCAGTGATTGTTGCCCTGATAGTTATCTTTTCACTTGCGCTCTATCATGGTGTTGAGCGTGTCGGTGCAAATTTCTATTCAGCGCTGCGAGCGATTGGGGTCTCGGGGGTGATCGTTATGTTTTCGCTGTCATCTGAGACGCTCATGCAGAAGCGGTTCTCCTCGTCCGAACAGAAGATCTTTGCGGCTTGGTCGGATCGTTCGGTTTATCGATGCGGTAAGGTTTTTCGCCTTCTTCACCCCACATCGGACCTTTGCGAAATTACGGATGGCGCTGAGGGAAAAAAAGGCACACTTCTGCTTATAGGCAATAGCCATGCCGATTCAATTAAAACATCATTTGCCAAGGTTGCGTCAGCGCATGGTTATCGGGTTTTCTTCAGTGTTGATAATGAGCCGCTTAAAAAATCGCGTGATAGCGTTGAGAGGCTTATCGCTGAGGCAAAAGCACTTAAGGTCGACGCTGTTTTTTTGCATTTCGCAGGGAGCGAGGGCCTGGAAAATGTTATCGATCCTTTCATTGTGCGGTTGGCAGAGGAAGAAACTAGGACAGTCTGGTTAATGCCAGTTCCTACATATGAAAATAATGTTGCGGCGACGCTCTTCAATCATCTTACGAGAGGCGACAAGCTTCCTTCTCAGAATCTTGCCACTTATCATGAAATTAATCGGGATTTGTTTGCATATGCAAAGTCGAAAAAATCCAGTGATTTTTCCTATTACGATCTAGGGAGCGTGTTGTGTCACCCCGAATGCGTTCTAGTAGATCAACAAGGGCGCCCGGCGTATTTTGATGCGGGGCACTTAACGCTCAGTGGGGCTATGTTGTTGGAGAATGTATTTGCAAGCGCAATCGATGGAGTTGCTAGATCGAAAAAGTTTGCCCATTAG